The Ziziphus jujuba cultivar Dongzao chromosome 7, ASM3175591v1 genome includes a region encoding these proteins:
- the LOC125419785 gene encoding LOW QUALITY PROTEIN: NADH-ubiquinone oxidoreductase chain 6 (The sequence of the model RefSeq protein was modified relative to this genomic sequence to represent the inferred CDS: deleted 1 base in 1 codon), protein MILSVLSSPTLVSGLMVAHAKNPVHSILFPIPVFRDTSGLLLLLGLDFFPMIFPVVHIGAIAISFLFVVMMFHIQIAEIHEEVLCYLPVSGIIGLILWWEMFFILDNETIPLLPTQRNMTSLRYTIYARKERSWTNLETLGNLLYTYYSVWFLVPSLILLVAMIGAIVLTMHRTTKVKRQDVFRRNAIDFRWTIMRRMTNHSRSTKGHVA, encoded by the exons ATGATTCTTTCTGTTTTGTCGAGCCCTACTTTGGTCTCTGGTTTAATGGTTGCACATGCTAAAAATCCGGTACATTCCATTTTGTTTCCCATTCCAGTCTTTCGCGACACTTCAGGTTTACTTCTTTTGTTAGGTCTCGACTTCTTTCCTATGATCTTCCCAGTAGTTCATATAGGAgctatagccatttcattcctTTTCGTTGTTATGATGTTCCATATTCAAATAGCGGAGATTCACGAAGAAGTATTATGCTATTTACCAGTGAGTGGTATTATTGGACTGATCCTTTGGTGGGAAATGTTCTTCATTTTAGATAATGAAACCATTCCATTACTACCAACCCAAAGAAATATGACCTCTCTGAGATATACGATTTATGCTAGAAAGGAACGAAGTTGGACTAATTTGGAAACATTGGGCAATTTACTTTATACCTACTATTCTGTTTGGTTTTTGGTTCCTAGTCTTATTTTATTAGTAGCCATGATTGGGGCCATAGTACTTACTATGCATAGGACTACTAAGGTGAAAAGACAAGATGTATTCCGACGAAATGCTATTGATTTTAGGTGGACTATAATGAGGAGGATGACAAAC CACTCACGATCTACTAAAGGGCATGTAGCTTGA